TCATCATCCATAAAGTCGGTATAAGTATAATTTCCATTTGGAATATTCGAAATTGTTTTTTTCATTAATACTTCTGAGTAATTCATTAACGCTTCCATGTGCTCTATAACTTCATGTATTCCATATTTAGAAATTACATCTTTCATTCGTATTTCACCGGTTCTTATCGACGCAATTTGTGCAGAAAGATCACCTCTTCTTTCTCCAGGTGTTCGAGAGTTTCTACAAATAAGCTGAAAAACATCTTCATTTAATACACCTTTTGAGTAGAGTTTGATGGGAGGAATAATTAATCCTTCTTGATGGACGTCAGTAGATAGAGGTAGAGACCCTGGTGTCATCCCCCCTATGTCAGCATGGTGACCTCTATTAGCTACAAAACCTTCAAGCGAATTGTTTATATATATTGGTGAAACTAATGTTATATCAGGTAGATGTGTTCCGCCAAGATAAGGATCATTAAGTATAATAATATCTCCATCAAAACATTTCTGATTTTTTATAGCCTGTTCAATAGAAGAAGACATCGACCCCAAATGAACTGGGATATGAGCTGCTTGAGCTATCATTTGTCCGTTTTTGTCGAATACTGCGCATGAGTAATCTAAACGTTCTTTAATGTTAGGTGAATATGCGGTTCTACCTAATGTTACACCCATTTCTTCGGCTATTGAGATAAATAAGTTTTTAAATATTTGTAAGCTTATACTATTAACCAAATTATTAAACCCATTCCCTTTGTACATCTATAGTAGGAAATATTGCTATAAATGTTGCATTGTTATTGCTAATATTTTCTAAACCATGTGGTACACCGTCAGGTGCAATTATAATATCCCCGGACTCAACCATTTCAGTTTTGTCTCCCATTAATGATTTAAATTTACCGTTTAATATGATCATACATTCTTCATGTCCAGGATGTATATGAACATTGACTGCATTTCCTGGGGGTACAGTTATTTCACTAACTGTAAGGTTAGTTGCACCTAGTTCGCCTCTAGCAAGCGATTTGATTATATTACCTGAAGAATCATCGTTTAGTATATCTGTTTTTTTTATTATTGGCATAAAAATACCTCCAGTAGTTTCTCTTAATTTTTACTACCTATAAGTAAAGAAACAAGACCTAATCCAAACTTTTTTATAGTTATATCTTTAATACCTTTTGATTCCATCATAATTTTTATTTCATTACTGTCATAGAATTTAGTTACAGAATTTGGTAAATAGGTATATGCTTCTTTATCTCTAGCAAATATTGTTCCTAATATAGGTATTATTCTATTAAAATACCAAAGGGCTAATCTTTGTAGTATGTTTGGGGCTCGATTTGGTAGCATGTCAAGAATAATGATTGTGCCTGATGGTTTCAGGACACGTGACATTTCTTCAATTGCAATCTCTGCACTTTCATAATTTCTCATAGCAAAACCAGTTGTTACACAATCAAAGGAATTAGTTTTAAAAGGTAGATGTAATGCATCTCCTAAAACAAATGCTAATTTATCAGTATTATATCTAGTAGATTTACTTTGTGATATTTGTAACATTGGTTTAACAAAATCTAAACCCACAACTGTTTTCATAGTGTTGATTTTAGAAAGAGTGAATGAAAAGTCGCCAGTCCCACAAGCAACATCTAATGAGGAAATATAATTCTTTTTGTCGATTTTTTTGATGGCATATTTTCTCCATTGATGATGCATTCCCAGGCTTATCACTGTATTCAACAAATCATATTTTCTTGCAATACGAGAAAACATGTTTGAAACAAAATGAGCTTTTTGATTTTTTTCAAATTCATTCATTTATAGACTATTTTTCATCATATATATCAGGGAGAATTTCTTCAGGAGAATATATAAATTTAGAGTTGTAGTTAGTTATACCGCCAGAAACAATTAATATTTTTTCAACGAAGTAATCGATAATTTCATCTACACTATTGGGTTTTAAGTAAAATGCGGGCATTGGAGGAATAATTTTCACACCTAAATTCGCCAACTTTGTCATGTTTTCTAAATGTATAGCAGACAATGGTGTTTCTCTAGGTACAAGTATAAGATTCCGATTTTCCTTTATAGTTACATCAGCAGCACGATGCAAGAGATTAGTTGAGATGCCATTCGCTATAGAGGCTAAAGTGCTCATGGAGCAAGGTGCGACTATCATCGATCTAACACGAGTTGAACCACTTGCTATATCGGCTGTCATATCTCCGCTTCTAAAGTATTTAAATTTTGGGTGTTCTCTCCAAATACTTAAGCTATCTTTGAAGCTTATACCTAATTCTTGATGCCATACTAGTTTTGCATAATTGCTGCAAACAGTGATTACAGGAATGTCTTCTAGTAATAATCTGTTAATAGTTTTTTCAGCAATTGCAACCCCGCTACTACCTGAAATTCCAACAATTATTGGTGTATTTTGTTGATCATTCATAATATTTTATCCATTAGTTAATTGGAAAGAAATTATAGTAAATATAAGTAAAATTATTCCTATGTATCCATTTACCTTAAAAAAAGCAACATTCATTCTGGACATATCTTTTGGTGATATTATCGAGTGTTCATATAAAAGAAGCAGAGTTGCTATACCCCATCCTAAATAGTATATCAT
The DNA window shown above is from SAR202 cluster bacterium and carries:
- a CDS encoding cupin domain-containing protein, translated to MPIIKKTDILNDDSSGNIIKSLARGELGATNLTVSEITVPPGNAVNVHIHPGHEECMIILNGKFKSLMGDKTEMVESGDIIIAPDGVPHGLENISNNNATFIAIFPTIDVQREWV
- the ubiE gene encoding bifunctional demethylmenaquinone methyltransferase/2-methoxy-6-polyprenyl-1,4-benzoquinol methylase UbiE; protein product: MNEFEKNQKAHFVSNMFSRIARKYDLLNTVISLGMHHQWRKYAIKKIDKKNYISSLDVACGTGDFSFTLSKINTMKTVVGLDFVKPMLQISQSKSTRYNTDKLAFVLGDALHLPFKTNSFDCVTTGFAMRNYESAEIAIEEMSRVLKPSGTIIILDMLPNRAPNILQRLALWYFNRIIPILGTIFARDKEAYTYLPNSVTKFYDSNEIKIMMESKGIKDITIKKFGLGLVSLLIGSKN
- a CDS encoding UbiX family flavin prenyltransferase, coding for MNDQQNTPIIVGISGSSGVAIAEKTINRLLLEDIPVITVCSNYAKLVWHQELGISFKDSLSIWREHPKFKYFRSGDMTADIASGSTRVRSMIVAPCSMSTLASIANGISTNLLHRAADVTIKENRNLILVPRETPLSAIHLENMTKLANLGVKIIPPMPAFYLKPNSVDEIIDYFVEKILIVSGGITNYNSKFIYSPEEILPDIYDEK